In a single window of the Phaeobacter sp. G2 genome:
- the phnD gene encoding phosphate/phosphite/phosphonate ABC transporter substrate-binding protein: MTPFITRAATALGILSASAFAAAAADCADRGALDELYCDANGDLVADTPTDPAELRNPDTLVFAYTPVEDPAVYADIWAPFISHMEEVTGKNVQFFAVQSNSAEVEAMRSGRLHVAGFSTGPTPFAVNLAGAVPFAIMGAEDGQFGYKLQVFTQADSDIKEVKDLAGRRVAHTSPTSNSGNQAPRALFPTLGVEPDKDYEVTYSGSHDQSMLGVVAGDYDAAPVASEVVERMAERGLYDAEDVRMIWESDPFPTTSFNLAHNLDPALADKIKEAFFTFDFAGTKLGDEFSGVSKFIPITYQDQWAVIRQIQKSNGVEYTPQGLAGK, encoded by the coding sequence ATGACACCATTTATTACCCGAGCTGCAACAGCACTGGGCATCCTGTCGGCGAGCGCTTTTGCCGCTGCCGCCGCAGACTGCGCCGACCGTGGCGCGCTGGACGAACTCTATTGTGACGCCAACGGTGATCTGGTTGCGGATACCCCAACCGACCCGGCAGAGCTGCGCAACCCGGACACCCTGGTTTTTGCCTATACTCCGGTTGAGGATCCGGCGGTTTATGCAGATATCTGGGCGCCCTTCATTTCCCATATGGAAGAGGTTACCGGCAAGAATGTGCAGTTCTTTGCGGTGCAATCCAATTCCGCCGAGGTGGAGGCCATGCGCTCGGGCCGCTTGCATGTGGCGGGTTTCTCTACCGGGCCAACACCCTTTGCGGTGAACCTTGCCGGGGCGGTGCCCTTTGCCATCATGGGCGCAGAGGACGGCCAGTTTGGCTATAAGCTGCAGGTCTTTACCCAGGCAGACAGCGACATCAAGGAAGTGAAAGACCTGGCAGGCCGCCGGGTTGCACATACCTCGCCCACCTCCAACTCAGGCAACCAGGCGCCACGGGCCTTGTTCCCAACGCTGGGTGTGGAGCCTGACAAAGACTACGAAGTGACCTATTCCGGCTCTCACGATCAATCCATGCTGGGTGTTGTGGCAGGTGATTATGACGCGGCCCCCGTTGCATCCGAAGTGGTTGAGCGCATGGCAGAACGTGGACTTTACGACGCTGAGGATGTGCGGATGATCTGGGAAAGCGATCCCTTCCCAACCACCTCCTTTAACCTGGCCCACAACCTGGACCCGGCGCTGGCCGATAAGATCAAAGAAGCCTTCTTCACCTTTGACTTTGCCGGCACCAAGCTGGGGGACGAATTCTCCGGCGTGAGCAAATTCATTCCAATCACCTACCAGGATCAATGGGCGGTCATCCGCCAGATCCAGAAATCCAACGGTGTGGAATACACGCCGCAAGGGCTCGCTGGTAAGTAA
- the phnC gene encoding phosphonate ABC transporter ATP-binding protein: protein MLKISKLTKRYGSGDPVLKELDLTVEGDQLTSVIGSSGAGKSTLLRCINRLVEPTSGSIDLNGTEFTTLNRRELRTARRRIGMVFQSFNLIDRLTVMENVQSGRLGYISTWAALTRRYPRDDIRHAYELMERVGIAHYADKRADELSGGERQRVGVVRALMQRPEILLADEPTASLDPKTSEQIMSLLRDLASELKLPVIINIHNVTEAKEYSDRIVGMRYGRIIFDDLPGKLDKPEMDEIYAGVPAMDRAEVGAVA from the coding sequence ATGCTAAAAATCTCAAAGCTGACCAAACGATATGGCTCCGGCGATCCTGTGCTCAAGGAGCTAGACCTGACCGTCGAAGGCGATCAGTTGACCTCCGTTATCGGCTCTTCCGGGGCTGGCAAAAGCACGCTTTTGCGCTGCATCAATCGGCTGGTTGAGCCCACATCAGGCTCCATTGATCTGAACGGCACCGAATTCACCACCCTGAACCGCCGCGAGTTGCGCACTGCGCGCCGCCGCATTGGTATGGTGTTTCAGAGCTTCAATCTGATTGACCGTCTGACGGTGATGGAAAACGTCCAGTCGGGCCGTTTGGGGTATATTTCCACCTGGGCGGCGTTGACCCGCCGCTATCCGCGCGACGACATCCGCCACGCCTATGAACTGATGGAGCGGGTTGGCATTGCCCATTACGCCGATAAACGCGCAGATGAGCTGTCGGGCGGCGAACGTCAGCGGGTCGGCGTGGTGCGCGCCTTGATGCAGCGCCCAGAAATTCTGTTGGCGGATGAGCCTACGGCCTCGCTCGACCCGAAGACCTCCGAGCAGATCATGTCACTGCTGCGCGATCTGGCCTCTGAGCTGAAATTGCCGGTGATCATCAACATCCACAATGTCACCGAAGCCAAAGAATACAGCGACCGCATTGTCGGCATGCGCTACGGACGGATCATTTTTGATGACCTGCCGGGCAAGCTGGACAAGCCTGAAATGGATGAAATCTATGCCGGGGTGCCGGCCATGGATCGCGCCGAAGTCGGAGCCGTGGCATGA
- the phnE gene encoding phosphonate ABC transporter, permease protein PhnE, giving the protein MSTDRTSWRKPAFIKNPTLRYGIYAALAIYVVATLATLPIDWDRVSDGMRRAQRIFNGAFPPNFERSGLLIDGFLESLKIAILATVGGIALSVPLAFMAARNISIKPIYFLGRGIIIVARSFHPVIVAIIFVKAVGFGPFAGALTLVVYSIGFVAKLLAERIEEIDFGQVEAMRSVGAGFLSTLVYAVMPQIMPRLVGLGIYQLDSNLRASAVVGIVGAGGIGATLANAFGRYDYDFALAITMVIVGVILVSEAVSGFIRKRIA; this is encoded by the coding sequence ATGAGCACCGATAGAACCAGCTGGCGCAAGCCGGCTTTTATCAAAAACCCGACGCTTCGCTACGGGATCTATGCCGCGCTTGCCATCTATGTTGTTGCCACCCTGGCCACATTGCCGATTGATTGGGATCGGGTCTCTGACGGGATGCGCCGGGCGCAGCGGATCTTTAACGGGGCTTTTCCGCCAAACTTTGAACGCTCTGGCCTGTTGATCGACGGCTTTCTGGAAAGCCTGAAGATTGCCATTCTGGCAACCGTGGGCGGCATTGCCCTGTCGGTGCCGCTGGCCTTTATGGCGGCGCGCAATATCTCGATCAAGCCGATCTACTTTCTGGGGCGTGGCATCATTATCGTGGCGCGCAGCTTTCACCCGGTGATTGTCGCCATCATCTTTGTCAAAGCGGTTGGCTTTGGCCCCTTTGCCGGCGCCTTGACGCTGGTGGTCTATTCCATTGGCTTTGTGGCCAAACTGCTGGCCGAACGGATCGAAGAGATCGACTTTGGCCAAGTCGAGGCGATGCGCTCGGTTGGCGCGGGTTTTCTCTCTACCCTGGTCTACGCAGTGATGCCCCAGATCATGCCACGGCTTGTGGGCCTGGGCATCTACCAGTTGGACAGCAACTTGCGCGCCTCTGCCGTGGTTGGGATTGTTGGGGCAGGGGGCATTGGTGCCACCCTGGCCAATGCCTTTGGCCGTTACGATTATGATTTTGCCCTGGCCATCACCATGGTCATTGTCGGCGTCATTCTGGTGTCAGAGGCGGTGAGCGGATTTATCAGAAAGCGGATCGCATGA
- the phnE gene encoding phosphonate ABC transporter, permease protein PhnE — translation MMDSQPLQQTLDHWSRFTLRQRLMRYGGLMFTLLIVAWALSSIDVIWEWVWDAPTQMGDLFGRMMPPDPSNLPSILEAIWQTVNIATLATMFAVVVSLPVAYISAQNTTPNRVTLWIGRFILVSSRSVNTIIWALLFVAIFGPGIVAGIVAIMFRSIGFLGKLLGEAIEEIDHKPVEALEACGASRFKIVLYAIVPQVMPAFFAISILRWDINLRESTVLGLVGAGGIGMILQGAIDTFNWPEVSMVLLTILALVVFGEVVSSYMRKKIL, via the coding sequence ATGATGGACAGTCAACCTTTGCAGCAGACACTTGACCATTGGTCCCGCTTTACCCTGCGCCAGCGTCTGATGCGCTATGGCGGTTTGATGTTCACCCTGCTGATCGTGGCCTGGGCTCTCAGCAGTATTGACGTAATCTGGGAATGGGTCTGGGACGCGCCGACACAAATGGGCGATCTCTTTGGCCGGATGATGCCACCAGATCCCAGCAATCTGCCGTCGATCCTGGAGGCCATCTGGCAGACCGTGAACATCGCCACACTGGCCACCATGTTTGCCGTCGTGGTGTCGCTGCCGGTTGCCTATATTTCGGCGCAGAACACCACCCCGAACCGGGTGACCCTGTGGATTGGCCGCTTCATCCTGGTATCGTCCCGTTCGGTCAACACCATTATCTGGGCGCTGCTCTTTGTGGCTATCTTTGGTCCAGGCATTGTTGCGGGCATTGTCGCCATCATGTTCCGCTCTATCGGCTTTCTGGGCAAACTGCTGGGGGAAGCCATCGAAGAGATTGATCACAAGCCCGTCGAGGCCCTGGAGGCCTGCGGAGCCTCGCGGTTCAAGATCGTGCTCTACGCCATTGTGCCGCAAGTGATGCCCGCCTTTTTTGCCATTTCGATCCTGCGCTGGGACATCAACCTGCGGGAATCCACGGTGCTGGGACTGGTAGGCGCGGGGGGCATCGGCATGATCCTGCAGGGGGCAATTGATACCTTCAACTGGCCCGAGGTCTCGATGGTGTTGCTGACTATCCTGGCGCTTGTTGTCTTCGGAGAGGTGGTTTCCTCTTACATGCGCAAGAAAATCCTATAA
- a CDS encoding HAD hydrolase-like protein, protein MIDTKWAFQRYESLRAALPSAAFCQDSRTGRDLSDTAPDFDAYILDAFGVLNRGETAIEGAVEQMAALRALGKRLIVLTNAASYTRGEILAKYHRLGFDFDASEVVSSRDVAFANLPTLPPSQVWAAAAAQGDDFSDAPATARIAHLADNPDLLNTAGGILLLSSARWREADTAAVVQALHHRPRPLVVANPDLVAPREEGLSLEPGLIAHDIIAQTGLRAAFYGKPYGNAFEVALNRLAGIPRHRIAMVGDTLHTDVLGGAAAGIGTILITDHGLFRGHDVAPFIRSSGIRPDWVVATT, encoded by the coding sequence ATGATCGACACAAAATGGGCTTTTCAACGCTATGAGAGCCTGCGGGCAGCCTTGCCCAGTGCAGCCTTTTGTCAGGATTCCCGCACCGGGCGCGATCTCAGCGATACAGCGCCAGATTTTGACGCCTATATTCTGGATGCCTTTGGGGTTTTGAACCGGGGCGAAACGGCCATCGAGGGCGCGGTGGAGCAGATGGCTGCGCTGCGCGCTTTGGGCAAACGGCTGATCGTTCTGACCAATGCGGCCAGCTATACGCGCGGCGAAATTCTGGCAAAATACCATCGGCTTGGCTTTGACTTTGACGCCTCTGAGGTGGTCTCCAGCCGTGATGTTGCTTTTGCCAATCTTCCCACATTGCCACCGTCACAGGTTTGGGCCGCAGCCGCGGCCCAGGGCGATGATTTCAGCGATGCGCCGGCCACGGCCCGGATTGCCCATTTGGCTGACAATCCTGACCTGCTGAACACTGCCGGTGGGATCCTGCTGCTGTCCTCTGCCCGTTGGCGCGAGGCTGATACCGCTGCGGTGGTGCAGGCGCTGCACCACCGCCCCCGGCCGCTGGTTGTCGCCAACCCGGATCTGGTCGCCCCGCGTGAGGAGGGGCTGTCGTTGGAACCTGGCCTGATTGCACATGACATCATTGCCCAAACGGGCCTGCGGGCCGCGTTCTATGGCAAACCCTATGGCAATGCCTTTGAGGTCGCCCTGAACCGGCTGGCGGGCATCCCCCGCCACCGCATCGCCATGGTGGGCGATACGCTGCACACCGACGTTCTGGGCGGCGCAGCGGCCGGTATTGGCACCATCCTTATTACGGATCACGGTTTGTTTCGCGGCCACGATGTCGCGCCCTTTATTCGCAGTTCTGGGATCCGCCCGGATTGGGTGGTTGCCACGACCTGA
- a CDS encoding AraC family transcriptional regulator, translating to MRSTDVDLVRASVAEQFCDHDLIPGAAHDRFDACHSQAQGQSLSLNYMRYGCDVTINPGELSDFYLVQIPLLGAAKVRNGRKTVEATHRTGSVLNPTRDTHMVWYGGCEKLLLQIDATALHQMAERILGHALSHPIVFDPEVQLESPALQSWERKFRAAVSVADQKGAFGDSQHKHQTLFEEELMTGFLMAQPSTVHHLMTQAQPQVSSPQINRARTYILENLTDPITVAQIAAAAGCSIRSLQLSFQQSLGCTPVGFLQRQRLNHAHLLAQSLPKDTLVSGIAYEAGFFHLGRFSIAYREVFGCSPRDTLAQNRFS from the coding sequence TTGCGGTCAACTGACGTTGACCTTGTGCGCGCCTCAGTAGCTGAACAATTCTGCGATCACGATCTGATCCCAGGTGCCGCGCATGACAGATTTGACGCCTGTCATAGCCAGGCCCAAGGTCAAAGCCTGTCGCTGAATTACATGCGGTATGGCTGTGATGTGACGATCAACCCCGGAGAGCTGAGTGACTTTTATCTTGTGCAAATTCCACTGCTTGGCGCCGCCAAGGTCCGCAATGGACGCAAGACGGTAGAGGCAACACACAGAACCGGGTCGGTTCTCAACCCAACGCGCGACACCCATATGGTTTGGTATGGGGGCTGTGAGAAACTGTTGCTTCAGATTGACGCCACCGCGTTGCACCAGATGGCCGAGCGAATTTTGGGGCATGCGCTGTCTCATCCCATCGTTTTCGACCCCGAGGTCCAGTTGGAATCACCTGCGCTACAAAGCTGGGAAAGAAAATTCCGGGCTGCCGTCTCTGTGGCCGACCAAAAAGGCGCCTTCGGAGACAGCCAGCATAAGCACCAAACCCTGTTCGAAGAGGAATTGATGACAGGGTTTCTGATGGCGCAACCCAGCACTGTGCATCATCTGATGACCCAGGCCCAACCACAGGTGTCGTCACCGCAGATCAATCGCGCCCGCACCTATATCCTGGAAAACCTGACCGATCCGATCACCGTGGCCCAGATCGCAGCTGCCGCAGGCTGCAGTATCCGCAGCTTGCAACTGAGTTTTCAACAAAGCCTTGGCTGCACCCCGGTTGGCTTTCTTCAACGACAACGCCTGAACCATGCGCATCTGCTGGCACAGTCGCTGCCCAAAGACACCCTGGTCAGTGGCATCGCCTATGAAGCCGGCTTTTTTCATCTGGGCCGGTTTTCCATTGCCTACCGTGAGGTATTTGGCTGCTCTCCCAGGGACACCCTGGCGCAGAACCGGTTCTCCTAA
- a CDS encoding cupin domain-containing protein, with amino-acid sequence MKETAGVTSTDTGLEGAVWNVVGQIYTPKLHSDNAMIWHAVVPADTFVPPHVHPTQDEWILVVEGNLEVDFGYEEGNVKPNKAGPSDLIRMPMGLAHGVFNRSGAEAKCVFGVAPSRKIYDLFCALDGVTEPEELVRISALHEVDFLPPPPEA; translated from the coding sequence ATGAAAGAAACAGCCGGAGTTACGTCAACCGACACAGGTCTCGAAGGCGCCGTATGGAACGTCGTAGGCCAGATTTACACCCCCAAACTGCACTCGGACAATGCCATGATCTGGCACGCGGTGGTGCCTGCAGACACCTTTGTCCCGCCGCATGTTCATCCGACCCAGGATGAATGGATCCTGGTCGTCGAGGGCAACCTGGAAGTGGATTTTGGCTATGAAGAGGGCAATGTAAAACCCAACAAAGCCGGACCAAGCGATTTGATCCGCATGCCGATGGGCCTGGCGCATGGAGTTTTTAACCGATCAGGGGCCGAGGCAAAATGCGTCTTTGGCGTGGCTCCGTCGCGCAAGATCTATGATCTGTTCTGTGCCTTGGATGGGGTAACGGAGCCAGAAGAACTGGTGCGTATCTCCGCCCTGCATGAGGTGGACTTTCTGCCGCCACCCCCAGAGGCGTAA
- a CDS encoding NAD(P)/FAD-dependent oxidoreductase — MVSRKTVAVIGGGVAGLAAAKAFDEKGHRVIGFERSHDFGGVWELSRSYPGVQTQSPKELYRFTDMAMPDAYPQWPKGPQVHAYIHSYAAKHKLGRLYQLHTDVVGMERRADGKPGWTLTLESAGRTRKQDFDFVAICTGQFSYKNIISHPGQEAFIAQGGQVMHSSEYTDSETARGKHVVVLGGSKSSTDIAVNAADHGAKQVTMVYRKNVWRVPYFIGGINFKHLLYMRAQEMQFNSWGRSPLQKLFAAVTKPLVWANFRGLETMLKLQLGLKKWNMVPDTPIEKEASCSLPLVTPGFFETLKSGKLNLVQGSIDHYEGDSVVFTNGERVKCDVSVLAVGWKLGVPVLPEAYREKLMESDGQYRVYRLSVNPDLPEVGFVGFNSSFCTILSAEMIANWLVRYADGQLAQQPSADEMNSNIDMMLNWRRKERPAAQVYGGLCSAPFHFKHFDELLADMGATKTKRSNPLAEQFSFPDADAYGEFLASAPKYQAG, encoded by the coding sequence ATGGTGAGTAGAAAAACAGTTGCCGTCATTGGCGGCGGTGTTGCGGGCCTAGCCGCAGCCAAGGCATTTGACGAAAAAGGCCACCGCGTCATCGGGTTTGAACGCAGTCACGATTTTGGCGGCGTCTGGGAATTGTCGCGCTCCTACCCTGGTGTGCAAACACAAAGCCCAAAGGAGCTGTATCGCTTTACCGATATGGCGATGCCGGATGCCTATCCGCAATGGCCAAAGGGTCCGCAGGTGCACGCCTATATCCACTCCTATGCCGCCAAGCACAAGCTTGGTCGGCTGTATCAGCTGCACACGGATGTGGTGGGAATGGAGCGGCGCGCCGATGGCAAGCCGGGCTGGACGCTGACGCTGGAGAGTGCAGGGCGAACCCGCAAGCAAGACTTTGACTTTGTTGCGATCTGTACCGGACAATTTTCCTATAAGAACATCATTTCCCACCCCGGACAGGAGGCATTTATCGCGCAGGGGGGGCAGGTCATGCACTCCTCGGAGTATACCGATTCAGAGACCGCACGGGGCAAGCATGTGGTGGTTTTGGGGGGCTCAAAGTCTTCAACCGATATTGCGGTGAACGCGGCGGATCATGGGGCCAAACAGGTGACCATGGTCTACCGCAAGAACGTGTGGCGGGTGCCTTACTTCATTGGCGGCATCAACTTCAAACACCTGCTCTATATGCGCGCGCAGGAGATGCAGTTTAACAGTTGGGGGCGGAGCCCACTGCAAAAGCTGTTTGCCGCAGTCACCAAGCCGCTGGTCTGGGCCAATTTCCGCGGGCTGGAAACCATGCTGAAGCTGCAATTGGGGCTGAAGAAATGGAACATGGTGCCGGATACACCGATCGAGAAAGAAGCCTCTTGTTCGCTGCCGCTGGTCACGCCGGGATTCTTTGAAACGCTGAAATCCGGCAAGCTGAACCTCGTTCAGGGGTCGATAGACCACTATGAAGGTGACAGCGTGGTCTTCACCAACGGAGAGCGGGTAAAATGTGATGTTTCGGTTCTGGCCGTGGGGTGGAAACTGGGGGTTCCTGTTTTGCCCGAGGCATACCGCGAAAAGCTGATGGAAAGCGACGGTCAGTACCGGGTCTATCGCCTGTCGGTGAACCCGGATCTGCCTGAGGTGGGATTTGTCGGTTTCAACTCCAGTTTCTGTACCATTTTGTCGGCGGAAATGATTGCCAACTGGCTGGTGCGCTATGCGGATGGACAACTTGCTCAACAACCAAGTGCGGATGAGATGAACAGCAATATCGATATGATGCTGAACTGGCGGCGCAAGGAACGTCCGGCTGCTCAGGTCTATGGCGGCCTGTGTTCGGCCCCGTTCCATTTCAAGCATTTTGATGAATTGCTGGCGGATATGGGGGCAACCAAGACCAAGCGGTCAAACCCTCTGGCTGAACAGTTCTCGTTTCCCGATGCGGACGCCTATGGTGAATTCCTGGCTTCGGCGCCCAAGTATCAGGCCGGGTAA